The Buttiauxella selenatireducens genome has a window encoding:
- the kdsC gene encoding 3-deoxy-manno-octulosonate-8-phosphatase KdsC codes for MSNHEASLATCYGPVSTRVMERAANVRLLILDVDGVMSDGLIYMGNSGEELKAFNVRDGYGIRCALTSDIEVAIITGRKAKLLEDRCETLGITHLYQGQSDKLVAFDDLLEKLAIPAEHVAYVGDDLIDWPVMAKVGLSVAVSDAHPLLIPRADYVTRIAGGRGAVREVCDLLLLAQGKLDEAKGLSI; via the coding sequence ATGAGTAACCATGAAGCGTCACTTGCCACCTGTTATGGCCCGGTAAGCACGCGCGTGATGGAGCGGGCCGCAAACGTGCGCCTGCTTATTTTAGATGTTGATGGTGTGATGTCTGATGGCCTGATTTACATGGGTAATAGCGGCGAAGAACTGAAAGCATTCAACGTGCGTGACGGCTACGGGATTCGCTGCGCGCTGACTTCTGATATCGAAGTTGCGATTATTACTGGCCGCAAAGCAAAGCTTCTTGAAGACCGATGTGAAACGCTGGGTATTACCCATCTCTATCAAGGGCAATCTGACAAGCTTGTGGCTTTTGATGATCTATTAGAGAAACTCGCTATCCCAGCGGAGCACGTCGCTTATGTTGGTGATGACTTAATCGACTGGCCAGTTATGGCTAAAGTGGGTTTGAGCGTTGCGGTTTCCGATGCTCATCCTTTGCTTATACCTCGTGCCGACTATGTGACACGCATTGCTGGCGGGCGTGGGGCGGTTCGCGAAGTGTGTGATCTCCTGTTACTGGCACAAGGAAAGCTTGATGAGGCCAAAGGGCTATCTATATGA
- the kdsD gene encoding arabinose-5-phosphate isomerase KdsD produces MSQIDLQPGFDFQQAGKEVLKIEREGLDQLEQYINTDFSAACEKMFYCKGKVVVMGMGKSGHIGKKMAATFASTGTPSFFVHPGEASHGDLGMVSAQDIVIAISNSGESNEILALIPVLKRLQVPLICITSRPESSMGKAADVHLCVKVPQEACPLGLAPTSSTTATLVMGDALAVALLKARGFTAEDFALSHPGGALGRKLLLRVSDIMHSGNEIPHVSKDASLRDALLEITRKNMGMTVICDSLMKIEGIFTDGDLRRVFDMGVDLHSVNIADVMTPGGIRVRPSLLAVDALNLMQSRHITSVLVADGDQLLGVVHMHDMLRAGVV; encoded by the coding sequence ATGTCACAGATAGATTTACAACCGGGTTTTGACTTTCAACAAGCAGGCAAAGAAGTCCTGAAGATCGAACGTGAAGGCCTGGATCAACTTGAGCAATACATCAACACAGACTTCTCTGCGGCCTGTGAAAAAATGTTTTATTGCAAAGGTAAAGTCGTCGTTATGGGCATGGGCAAGTCCGGCCACATCGGTAAGAAGATGGCAGCGACCTTTGCCAGCACCGGCACACCGTCATTCTTCGTCCATCCAGGTGAAGCAAGCCACGGCGATCTCGGGATGGTAAGCGCACAAGATATTGTTATCGCGATTTCAAACTCCGGTGAGTCAAACGAAATTTTGGCACTGATTCCGGTTCTCAAGCGCTTACAGGTTCCACTCATCTGCATCACCAGCCGCCCGGAAAGCTCCATGGGCAAAGCGGCTGATGTCCATTTGTGTGTCAAAGTACCGCAAGAGGCCTGCCCACTTGGCCTGGCCCCAACCTCAAGCACCACAGCAACTCTGGTGATGGGTGATGCTCTTGCCGTTGCGTTGCTTAAAGCTCGAGGCTTTACCGCAGAAGATTTTGCACTTTCTCACCCAGGCGGCGCATTGGGTCGTAAACTGTTACTACGCGTTAGCGATATCATGCACAGCGGTAATGAGATCCCTCATGTCAGTAAAGATGCGTCATTGCGCGATGCATTACTGGAAATTACGCGTAAAAATATGGGGATGACCGTGATTTGTGACTCTTTGATGAAAATCGAAGGGATCTTCACGGATGGCGATTTACGCCGTGTCTTTGATATGGGCGTGGACCTCCACTCCGTGAATATCGCAGATGTCATGACTCCAGGCGGAATTCGAGTTCGTCCGTCACTACTGGCGGTAGATGCTCTCAATCTGATGCAGTCTCGCCACATTACCTCAGTATTGGTTGCAGATGGCGACCAATTACTCGGTGTGGTACATATGCATGACATGCTACGCGCTGGCGTGGTTTAA
- a CDS encoding calcium/sodium antiporter, with product MLLATALLIIGLLLVVYGADRLVFAASILCRSFGVPPLLIGLTVVSIGTSLPELIVASSAAFHGQLDLAVGTALGSNITNILLILGLAALLHPFTVNSDILRRELPLMLVVSAIIGWLLFDNQLSVVDGVILITVAVAYLLFTIKIARLAGNEGADKLTREQLSELPREGSRPVAFLWLAVALIIMPMATRMVIDNASVLAHYFGVSELVIGLTIISVGTSLPELATTIAGARKGEDDIAIGNIIGSNIFNIVLVLGIPALIAPGEINPLAFARDYWVMLVVSAIFAVLCWRKSRSIGKTVGALLTCSFFVWIVVLWFVASPVVG from the coding sequence ATGCTGTTAGCTACAGCTCTGTTAATTATTGGTTTGCTTTTGGTCGTCTATGGTGCCGACCGACTGGTGTTTGCCGCATCAATACTTTGCCGCAGTTTTGGGGTTCCCCCGCTGCTGATCGGCTTGACGGTCGTCAGTATCGGCACTTCGTTACCTGAACTCATCGTTGCCAGTTCTGCGGCCTTTCATGGCCAGTTAGATTTAGCGGTAGGAACGGCCTTAGGCTCAAATATCACCAATATTTTGCTCATTCTTGGCTTAGCCGCCCTTTTGCATCCATTTACCGTGAATTCCGATATTCTTCGGCGCGAATTACCCCTAATGTTAGTCGTCAGCGCCATTATTGGCTGGCTACTTTTTGACAACCAGTTAAGCGTTGTTGATGGTGTTATTTTAATTACTGTAGCGGTGGCGTATCTGCTGTTTACGATTAAAATAGCGCGCCTTGCCGGAAATGAAGGTGCCGACAAACTGACGCGTGAGCAGTTGTCAGAGCTTCCTCGTGAAGGGAGCCGCCCCGTCGCATTTTTGTGGCTCGCCGTTGCCCTCATTATTATGCCAATGGCCACGCGCATGGTTATCGATAACGCCAGCGTGTTGGCACATTACTTTGGTGTAAGTGAGTTAGTGATTGGCCTGACGATTATTTCGGTTGGCACTAGCCTGCCTGAGCTTGCAACAACCATAGCGGGTGCGCGTAAAGGCGAAGATGATATTGCGATTGGCAATATCATTGGCTCGAACATTTTCAATATTGTTCTGGTACTGGGTATTCCTGCGTTAATCGCACCGGGCGAAATCAACCCTCTTGCTTTTGCACGAGACTATTGGGTGATGTTGGTAGTCAGTGCCATTTTCGCCGTACTTTGCTGGCGTAAGTCTCGCTCTATCGGCAAGACGGTCGGTGCTCTGTTAACATGTAGCTTCTTCGTATGGATTGTGGTGCTGTGGTTTGTTGCATCACCGGTCGTTGGGTAA
- the mlaF gene encoding phospholipid ABC transporter ATP-binding protein MlaF, whose translation MSQTQTNLVEIRGVTFTRGSRRIFDNISLNVPRGKITAIMGPSGIGKTTLLRLIGGQIQPDSGEILFDGENVPAMSRSRLYTVRKRMSMLFQSGALFTDLNVFENVAYPLREHRRLPEELLRSTVMMKLEAVGLRGAAKLMPNELSGGMARRAALARAIALEPDLIMFDEPFVGQDPITMGVLVKLISELNSALGVTCIVVSHDVPEVLSIADYAYIAADQHIVAEGTPAALRENCDPRVRQFLDGIADGPVPFRYPAMDYRNDLLSETGS comes from the coding sequence ATGAGCCAGACGCAGACGAATCTGGTCGAAATTCGCGGAGTGACTTTTACTCGCGGTAGTCGGCGCATCTTTGACAATATTTCTCTGAACGTGCCACGGGGTAAAATTACCGCCATAATGGGGCCGTCAGGTATTGGCAAAACAACTTTATTGCGGTTGATAGGCGGTCAAATTCAACCTGACAGCGGTGAAATCCTGTTTGACGGTGAAAACGTACCGGCCATGTCGCGCTCGCGTTTATACACTGTTCGTAAACGCATGAGTATGCTGTTCCAGTCTGGTGCGCTGTTTACTGACCTGAATGTCTTTGAAAATGTGGCCTATCCACTGCGTGAACATCGCCGCTTGCCGGAAGAGTTGCTGCGCAGCACCGTGATGATGAAGCTTGAGGCGGTGGGATTACGCGGTGCCGCTAAACTGATGCCGAACGAACTCTCTGGCGGCATGGCTCGACGTGCAGCCCTCGCTCGCGCCATCGCGCTCGAACCCGATTTGATCATGTTTGATGAGCCATTTGTTGGCCAGGATCCTATTACTATGGGGGTGTTGGTCAAACTGATTTCAGAATTGAACAGCGCTCTGGGTGTGACTTGTATTGTGGTTTCTCACGACGTACCTGAAGTGCTGAGTATTGCCGATTACGCCTATATTGCAGCGGATCAGCACATTGTGGCTGAAGGAACCCCTGCGGCTCTGCGTGAAAATTGCGACCCGCGGGTGCGCCAGTTCCTCGATGGTATTGCCGATGGGCCAGTACCGTTCCGCTATCCGGCGATGGATTATCGGAATGACTTATTATCAGAAACAGGGAGTTAA
- the mlaE gene encoding lipid asymmetry maintenance ABC transporter permease subunit MlaE — protein sequence MFFNALASFGRRGLKTCASFGRAGIMLFNAVVGKPEFRKHTPLLIRQLYNVGVLSLIIIIVSGLFIGMVLGLQGYLVLTTYSAESSLGMLVALSLLRELGPVVAALLFAGRAGSALTAEIGLMKATEQLSSMEMMAVDPLRRVVSPRFWAGVISLPLLTLIFVAVGIWGGALVGVNWKGIDSGFFWSAMQNAVNWRTDLVNCVIKSVVFAITVTWIALFNGYDAIPTSAGISRATTRTVVHASLAVLGLDFVLTALMFGN from the coding sequence ATGTTCTTTAATGCACTGGCATCATTCGGACGGCGGGGATTGAAAACCTGCGCGTCATTTGGCCGGGCTGGGATAATGCTTTTCAATGCGGTGGTGGGGAAGCCTGAATTCCGCAAACACACACCGTTGCTTATTCGCCAACTGTATAACGTCGGCGTTCTTTCGCTGATTATCATTATTGTTTCTGGCTTGTTTATCGGCATGGTGCTTGGTCTGCAAGGCTACTTAGTTTTGACGACCTACAGTGCGGAATCAAGCCTCGGCATGTTGGTCGCCTTGTCTTTACTGCGAGAGCTTGGTCCTGTCGTCGCAGCACTTCTGTTCGCCGGGCGCGCTGGCTCAGCGCTGACCGCAGAAATCGGCCTGATGAAGGCAACAGAACAACTCTCCAGTATGGAAATGATGGCAGTTGATCCTTTACGTCGAGTCGTTTCACCTCGTTTTTGGGCGGGTGTCATTTCATTGCCATTGCTGACACTTATTTTTGTCGCAGTGGGTATTTGGGGTGGCGCGCTGGTGGGGGTGAACTGGAAGGGCATCGACTCAGGGTTCTTCTGGTCTGCAATGCAAAATGCCGTCAATTGGCGTACTGATTTGGTTAACTGTGTCATCAAAAGTGTCGTGTTTGCGATAACAGTAACCTGGATTGCGTTATTCAACGGCTACGATGCTATTCCAACGTCCGCAGGGATTAGCCGGGCAACAACACGAACCGTTGTGCACGCTTCATTGGCCGTTTTAGGTCTGGATTTTGTGCTCACAGCACTGATGTTTGGGAATTAA
- the mlaD gene encoding outer membrane lipid asymmetry maintenance protein MlaD — translation MQTKKFETGVGAFLIIALAAIVFLCLKVANVTSLRNEPTYRIYATFDNIGSLKTGSPLRLGGVVIGRVDDITLDPKTYLPRVTLDIEQRYDHIPDTSSLAIRTSGLLGEQYLALNLGFDDPELGSSILKEGGTIQDTKSALVLEDLIGQFLYKSGNGDNQNSGDTPSQDSENNSAAPQPGTTH, via the coding sequence ATGCAAACTAAGAAATTTGAAACTGGGGTTGGAGCATTTTTAATTATTGCGCTGGCAGCCATCGTATTCTTGTGTCTGAAAGTGGCGAACGTTACCTCGCTGCGCAACGAGCCAACTTACCGGATTTATGCGACCTTTGATAACATTGGCAGCCTGAAAACGGGTTCTCCGTTGCGCCTTGGCGGTGTGGTGATCGGGCGAGTTGACGATATTACTCTGGATCCTAAAACGTACTTACCTCGTGTTACCCTCGATATTGAACAACGCTATGACCATATTCCTGACACCAGTTCACTGGCTATCCGCACTTCGGGTTTGCTGGGTGAGCAGTATCTGGCATTAAACCTCGGTTTTGATGACCCAGAACTCGGCTCATCTATCCTGAAAGAAGGCGGGACGATTCAGGATACGAAATCAGCTCTGGTGCTGGAGGACCTGATTGGCCAATTCCTGTATAAGAGCGGAAATGGTGATAATCAGAATTCAGGGGATACCCCATCGCAGGATTCAGAGAATAATAGTGCAGCGCCACAGCCTGGCACCACGCACTAA
- the mlaC gene encoding phospholipid-binding protein MlaC, translating to MFKRLIMIAMLVIAPLANAADQSNPYKLMGEAAQKTFDRLKNEQPKIRQNPDYLREVVGQELLPYVQVKYAGALVLGRYYKDATPAQRDAYFKAFEEYLKQAYGQALAMYNGQSYQIAPEQPLGDATIVAIRVTIIDPNGRPPVRLDFQWRKNTQTGHWQAYDMIAEGVSMITTKQNEWSDILRTKGIDGLTAQLQTISRMPITLEAKK from the coding sequence ATGTTTAAACGACTTATTATGATTGCTATGCTGGTCATCGCGCCGCTGGCAAATGCTGCGGATCAAAGTAACCCTTACAAATTGATGGGCGAAGCGGCGCAAAAAACTTTTGACCGTCTTAAAAATGAGCAACCTAAAATTCGCCAAAATCCTGACTATCTGCGCGAAGTCGTCGGCCAGGAACTGTTACCTTATGTGCAGGTTAAATACGCAGGGGCTCTGGTTCTGGGACGTTATTATAAAGATGCGACACCTGCACAACGTGATGCCTATTTCAAAGCATTCGAAGAATACCTGAAACAAGCTTACGGCCAGGCTCTTGCCATGTATAACGGGCAGTCCTACCAAATTGCCCCTGAGCAGCCGCTGGGTGATGCCACTATCGTTGCAATTCGTGTAACCATCATCGATCCAAACGGTCGTCCGCCGGTACGTCTTGATTTCCAGTGGCGTAAAAACACCCAGACCGGTCATTGGCAAGCGTACGACATGATTGCGGAAGGTGTCAGTATGATCACCACCAAGCAAAATGAGTGGAGCGATATCCTGCGTACCAAAGGTATCGATGGTTTGACGGCGCAACTGCAAACTATCTCCCGCATGCCAATTACACTGGAAGCGAAAAAGTAA
- the mlaB gene encoding lipid asymmetry maintenance protein MlaB yields MAGGLNWQREAATLHLTGELDSDTVGPLWRQRQQIMAGIKTLNLSGLSRVDTSGLALLIHLVAFSRRQNVEVELQGASDNLQTLTKLYNLPEDILPAFAG; encoded by the coding sequence ATGGCGGGTGGGCTTAACTGGCAGCGTGAAGCCGCAACCTTGCACCTGACGGGTGAGCTGGACAGCGATACCGTAGGGCCTTTATGGCGCCAACGTCAGCAAATCATGGCAGGTATCAAGACTCTTAACCTTTCTGGCTTATCTCGTGTAGATACCTCAGGCTTAGCGTTGTTGATTCATCTTGTGGCTTTCTCCAGACGTCAAAACGTTGAGGTGGAGCTCCAGGGAGCCAGTGATAACTTACAGACACTGACTAAACTTTATAACCTACCCGAAGACATCCTCCCTGCATTTGCAGGCTAG
- the ibaG gene encoding BolA family iron metabolism protein IbaG, producing MENHEIQTVLMNALPLQEVHVSGDGSHFQVIAVGELFAELSRVKKQQTVYAPLMELIADNRIHAVSIKTYTPQEWDRDRKLNGF from the coding sequence ATGGAAAATCATGAAATTCAGACAGTGCTGATGAACGCACTGCCCCTCCAGGAAGTCCACGTCTCAGGCGATGGCAGCCATTTTCAGGTGATTGCGGTGGGTGAGTTATTCGCCGAGTTAAGTCGCGTGAAGAAGCAACAGACAGTTTATGCGCCATTGATGGAGCTGATTGCTGATAACCGCATTCATGCGGTTTCCATCAAGACCTATACTCCGCAAGAGTGGGATCGCGATCGTAAACTTAATGGTTTTTGA
- the murA gene encoding UDP-N-acetylglucosamine 1-carboxyvinyltransferase, with the protein MDKFRVQGPTRLSGEVTISGAKNAALPILFAALLAEEPVEIQNVPKLKDIDTTMKLLSQLGTKVERNGSVWIDASDVNIFCAPYELVKTMRASIWALGPLVARFGQGQVSLPGGCAIGARPVDLHITGLEQLGAEIKLEEGYVKASVQGRLKGAHIVMDKVSVGATVTIMSAATLAEGTTVIENAAREPEIVDTANFLNTLGAKITGAGSDRIAIEGVKRLGGGVYRVVPDRIETGTFLVAAAISGGKIMCRNAKPDTLDAVLAKLREAGGDIEVGEDWVSLDMHGKRPKGVTVRTAPHPGFPTDMQAQFTLLNLVAEGTGVITETIFENRFMHVPELIRMGAHAEIESNTVICHGVEKLSGAQVMATDLRASASLVLAGCIAEGTTVVDRIYHIDRGYERIEDKLQALGAQIERVKGSGGE; encoded by the coding sequence ATGGATAAATTTCGTGTTCAGGGGCCAACCCGACTGAGTGGTGAAGTAACGATCTCCGGGGCAAAGAATGCTGCCCTGCCGATCCTCTTCGCTGCTCTGTTGGCCGAAGAGCCAGTTGAGATTCAAAACGTTCCAAAACTGAAAGACATTGATACCACCATGAAGCTGCTAAGCCAGTTGGGTACCAAGGTCGAACGTAATGGTTCCGTGTGGATCGATGCCAGCGACGTTAATATTTTCTGTGCACCGTATGAGCTGGTGAAAACCATGCGTGCTTCTATCTGGGCGCTGGGACCGCTGGTTGCGCGTTTTGGTCAGGGTCAGGTTTCTTTGCCGGGTGGTTGTGCAATTGGTGCTCGTCCAGTGGACCTGCATATTACAGGTCTTGAGCAATTGGGCGCTGAAATCAAACTGGAAGAAGGCTACGTTAAAGCTTCTGTTCAGGGGCGCCTGAAAGGCGCGCACATCGTGATGGACAAAGTGAGCGTAGGCGCCACTGTCACCATCATGAGTGCTGCAACTCTTGCTGAAGGCACTACTGTCATTGAAAACGCAGCCCGTGAGCCGGAAATCGTTGATACAGCGAACTTCCTGAATACGTTGGGTGCAAAAATCACAGGCGCAGGCAGCGATCGCATTGCCATTGAAGGCGTTAAGCGTCTGGGTGGCGGCGTTTACCGTGTAGTGCCTGACCGCATTGAAACCGGTACTTTCCTGGTTGCTGCGGCGATTTCTGGCGGCAAAATTATGTGCCGTAATGCTAAACCAGACACGCTTGATGCTGTGCTGGCGAAGCTGCGCGAAGCGGGTGGTGATATCGAAGTGGGCGAGGATTGGGTTAGCCTGGATATGCACGGCAAGCGTCCTAAAGGTGTCACCGTGCGCACTGCTCCGCACCCAGGTTTCCCGACTGATATGCAAGCACAGTTCACTTTGTTGAACCTGGTTGCAGAAGGCACAGGTGTTATCACCGAAACCATTTTTGAAAACCGCTTCATGCACGTCCCTGAACTGATTCGTATGGGTGCACATGCAGAGATTGAAAGTAACACAGTGATTTGCCACGGCGTTGAGAAACTGTCTGGTGCACAAGTGATGGCAACCGACCTGCGTGCTTCAGCAAGCCTGGTGCTGGCTGGCTGTATCGCTGAAGGAACTACCGTAGTAGATCGTATTTACCAT